From a single Apium graveolens cultivar Ventura chromosome 2, ASM990537v1, whole genome shotgun sequence genomic region:
- the LOC141707340 gene encoding ATP synthase subunit d, mitochondrial: MSGTVKKVTDIAFKASKTIDWDGMAKMLVSDEARKEFFNLRRAFDEVNTTLQTKFSQEPEPVDWEYYRKGIGSRLVDSYKEAYESFVKEIPKYEDEVTPQYRPKFDQLLVELKEAEQQSLKESERLEKEIADVQELKKKLSTMTADEYFAKHPELKKKFDDEIRNDYWGY, encoded by the exons ATGAGTGGAACAGTGAAGAAAGTAACTGACATAGCTTTCAAGGCATCGAAGACCATCGATTGGGATGGTATGGCCAAGATGCTCGTCTCCGATGAAGCTCGTAAGGAGTTTTTTAATCTTCGTCGTGCTTTCGATGAAGTCAACACCACTCTTCAAACTAAGTTTAGTCAg GAACCAGAACCTGTGGATTGGGAATATTACAGGAAGGGAATTGGCTCCCGCTTGGTTGATTCGTACAAGGAAGCATATGAAA GCTTTGTCAAAGAAATTCCGAAGTACGAGGACGAAGTAACTCCACAATACAGACCCAAGTTTGATCAACTG TTGGTAGAACTGAAAGAAGCTGAACAGCAGTCTTTGAAGGAGTCCGAAAGACTAGAAAAAGAAATTGCTGATGTGCAGGAACTGAAG AAGAAGCTCAGTACCATGACTGCAGATGAATACTTTGCAAAGCATCCGGAGTTAAAGAAGAAGTTTGATGATGAAATTCGAAACGATTATTGGGGCTATTGA